A genomic region of Peromyscus eremicus chromosome 19, PerEre_H2_v1, whole genome shotgun sequence contains the following coding sequences:
- the Pcdhgc4 gene encoding protocadherin gamma-C4, with the protein MPSKVRSWVEIWWGATLLFLICHLGYVCGQIRYPVPEESQEGTFVGNVAQDFLLDTESLSARRLQVAGEVNQRHFRVDLDSGALLIKNPIDREALCGLSASCIVPLEFVTEGPLEMYRAEVEIVDVNDHAPRFPRQQLDLEIGEAAPPGQRFPLEKAQDADVGSNSISSYRLSSNEHFALDVKKRSDGSLVPELLLEKPLDREKQSDYRLVLTAVDGGNPPRSGTAELRVSVLDVNDNAPAFQQSSYRISVLESAPAGMVLIQLNASDPDLGPSGNVTFSFSGHTPDRVRNLFSLHPTTGKLTLQGPLDFESENYYEFDVRARDGGSPAMEQHCSLRVDLLDVNDNAPHITVTSELGTLPESAEPGTVVALISVQDPDSGSNGDVSLRIPDHLPFALKSAFRNQFSLVTAGPLDREARSSYDIMVTASDAGNPPLSTHRTIFLNISDVNDNPPSFFQRSHEVFVPENNRPGDLLCSLAASDPDSGLNALISYSLLEPRNRDVSASSFISLNPQTGAVHATRSFDYEQTQTLQFEVQARDRGSPPLSSTVTVRLFVLDLNDNAPAVLRPRARPGSLCPQALPPSVGAGHLVTKVTAVDLDSGYNAWVSYQLLEAPDPSLFAVSRYAGEVRTAVPIPADLPPQKLVIVVKDSGTPPLSTSVTLLVSLEEDTHPVVPDLRESSAPREGESRLTLYLAVSLVAICFVSFGSFVALLSKCLRGAACGVTCFPAGTCACLTRSRRREGLPPSNGILRIQLGSEDPIKFVDVGGHSHGCTPLASAPTRSDSFMMVKSPSAPMPGEPVRPSCPPSDLLYGLEVRPLQAQTMLGGCCDPDRWPGQGPESAGLPGRAHSHATIFVSSNYVVNAVLSTCFLN; encoded by the coding sequence ATGCCCAGCAAGGTGAGAAGCTGGGTAGAAATTTGGTGGGGGGCTACCCTTTTGTTCCTCATTTGCCACCTGGGCTACGTTTGTGGGCAGATTCGCTACCCGGTCCCAGAGGAGTCACAGGAAGGGACTTTTGTAGGGAATGTCGCCCAAGATTTTCTGCTGGATACAGAGAGTCTATCAGCTCGCAGGCTGCAGGTCGCTGGAGAGGTGAACCAAAGACACTTCCGTGTGGATTTGGACAGCGGAGCCCTGCTCATCAAAAATCCAATCGATCGAGAGGCACTGTGTGGGCTCAGTGCCAGCTGCATCGTGCCCCTGGAGTTTGTAACCGAAGGGCCTTTGGAGATGTACCGAGCGGAGGTTGAGATCGTAGATGTGAATGATCACGCCCCCCGATTTCCGCGGCAGCAGTTGGACTTGGAAATCGGGGAAGCAGCTCCGCCAGGACAGCGTTTCCCCTTGGAAAAGGCTCAGGATGCAGATGTGGGGAGCAATTCCATTAGCAGCTACAGACTAAGCTCCAATGAGCACTTTGCCCTGGATGTCAAGAAGCGCAGCGACGGCAGCCTGGTCCCAGAGCTGCTTCTGGAGAAGCCTTTGGATCGGGAGAAGCAATCGGACTACCGCCTGGTGCTGACTGCTGTGGACGGAGGGAACCCCCCTAGATCTGGCACCGCGGAGCTCCGGGTGTCAGTGCTGGATGTGAATGACAACGCCCCAGCCTTCCAGCAATCCAGTTACAGGATCAGCGTGTTGGAGAGTGCACCAGCAGGCATGGTGCTCATCCAGCTCAATGCCTCGGACCCAGACCTGGGACCTAGTGGTAACGTCACCTTTTCTTTCAGTGGTCACACCCCTGATCGTGTGAGAAACCTCTTTAGCCTTCACCCCACGACTGGAAAGCTTACCCTTCAGGGGCCTCTAGACTTCGAGAGCGAGAATTACTACGAATTTGATGTGAGGGCTCGTGATGGGGGTTCTCCAGCCATGGAGCAACATTGCAGCCTTAGGGTGGATCTCCTGGATGTAAACGACAATGCCCCCCACATCACAGTGACCTCAGAGCTGGGAACTCTACCAGAGAGTGCAGAACCGGGCACTGTGGTGGCCCTCATCAGCGTGCAGGACCCTGACTCTGGGTCAAATGGAGATGTGAGCCTCCGCATCCCTGACCACTTACCGTTTGCCCTCAAGTCTGCCTTCAGGAACCAGTTCTCCCTCGTGACAGCCGGACCCTTGGATCGAGAGGCTAGGTCCAGTTATGACATCATGGTTACTGCTTCTGATGCTGGGAACCCTCCCCTGAGTACCCACAGGACTATTTTCCTCAATATTTCAGATGTGAATGACAACCCACCCtcattcttccagaggtcacatGAGGTGTTCGTTCCGGAGAACAATCGCCCAGGGGACCTGCTTTGCTCCCTTGCAGCCTCTGACCCCGACTCTGGCTTAAACGCACTGATCTCATACTCTCTCTTAGAGCCCAGAAATCGAGACGTGTCCGCTTCTTCCTTCATCTCTTTGAACCCCCAGACAGGAGCTGTCCATGCCACTAGATCGTTTGACTATGAACAAACTCAGACCCTGCAGTTTGAGGTACAGGCCAGGGACAGAGGCAGCCCACCCCTCAGCAGCACTGTCACGGTGCGCCTGTTTGTGCTGGACCTCAATGACAATGCCCCCGCTGTGCTGCGCCCCAGGGCCAGACCTGGTTCCTTATGTCCCCAAGCATTGCCTCCATCAGTTGGTGCTGGTCACCTAGTCACAAAGGTGACGGCTGTGGACTTGGATTCCGGTTACAACGCCTGGGTTTCCTATCAGCTCCTGGAGGCCCCAGACCCCAGTCTCTTTGCGGTCTCCAGATACGCTGGGGAAGTTCGGACGGCTGTTCCCATCCCAGCTGACCTCCCACCCCAGAAGCTGGTCATTGTGGTGAAGGACAGTGGTACCCCACCACTCTCTACCTCTGTTACTCTCCTGGTGTCTTTAGAGGAAGACACTCATCCGGTCGTCCCCGATCTTCGAGAGTCTTCAGCTCCCAGAGAAGGAGAATCCCGTCTAACCCTCTACCTGGCTGTGTCCCTGGTGGCAATCTGCTTTGTCTCCTTTGGTTCTTTTGTGGCCCTGCTCTCTAAGTGTCTTCGTGGGGCTGCCTGTGGGGTGACGTGCTTTCCTGCCGGCACCTGTGCCTGTCTCACCAGATCTcggaggagggaggggcttccTCCTTCCAATGGGATCCTCCGAATCCAGCTCGGGTCAGAGGATCCTATCAAGTTTGTGGATGTGGGAGGCCACTCTCACGGCTGTACGCCATTGGCTTCTGCGCCCACTCGGAGTGACAGCTTCATGATGGTGAAGTCACCCAGTGCACCTATGCCAGGGGAGCCTGTGCGCCCAAGCtgtccaccctctgatcttctcTATGGGCTCGAGGTGAGACCTTTGCAGGCTCAGACAATGCTTGGGGGCTGTTGTGATCCAGACAGATGGCCGGGCCAAGGGCCAGAGAGTGCTGGCCTCCCCGGAAGAGCCCATAGTCATGCCACCATTTTTGTGAGTAGTAACTATGTTGTAAATGCTGTGCTCTCCACGTGTTTTCTGAATTGA